From the genome of Clavelina lepadiformis chromosome 2, kaClaLepa1.1, whole genome shotgun sequence:
TGATTAGGTCTACTTCAAAGTATGGCAAAATACATAAAGTGTAGTCAAAACTCGCAGCAGAGTTATTTCATTGTCAATAATAAAGTTTTCATATTTCCTCACTCACGAATATTGCATATGACTATATTATATGACTATATTGCATAGACTCCCAGCCACGAATGAATCTCGCCCAGAAAAATGaaccaaataatttttttaagtcCAAACAACCCAAGTATCTGAGAACTGTTGACAAATGTTAAATCTCAAAGCATAAAGCGACCAACCAGAAGTAGTAAAAGTGAACTTATGTGTTTTCGTTACCTTATCTTTCAGACACGCTGTAAAATATTGTCTAAGGATAGCAGTATAAGAAATTTCATCGGTTGGTGTCGTTGTCCGTTTACGACGTACAGCAAAGCTCAGATGCACATTGCGACTTAAAGAATTGTGTTCTGTCTGAGTCTAAGCCAAGTTATACAGAATCAGAAACAGCTTGAACTTATAAATAGGCTATGATTGATCCATTAAGCCGCACTTAAGTTTTTTAAACGTCTTATATACTAACCTTGTCCTTCATTGAGAAGACAGATAACATGCAGCGTGATGAGGATGAATGACAGTGCCCGAGTCATCTTCAGTTAAGTTGCTAAATTCTCTACGGAACGGCCACAATTCAAGTCTAAACACTTATTTCATGTGATATCTTCTAATAACCTTCTGCAGTTGACCCTTCCTTGAACCTTCCTTGCGTTGTCTGTGGCATATTTCGCTTTGTTTTTCGTGTTATAAGCTTGGAGTAATTCGTACAACGCTTCGTGTATTATCGTTAAGGAATTCATGCGTACGAGTGAGTAAGGTGTACGATTTCCGCTCATTGCAGTCGAAATGTTTCGCTTGTGCCGGATATTATATAATCGTATAAACTCAAGCTAAATAAAACTTACGTAACCCCGCTTACTTGTGGACGTGATTAAGCAAATATCGAGAAGATAAACTGAGTATAGGTTACTGTGCAAGtgtaaaaaacttaaaacgttcttcttaaacttttaattCTACAACTGACGCACATCGTTTTTTAATTCCGCTTATTTCAATATCAAATGTACAGTCACAAATCCGATGGAATTTTCTGTATATAACGTTTTTATGCGTCAAATCCATCTTTATAAGCAGCAGAATATAATGAAATAACAGAGATCTTTACATAATAAACGGAAAATTAATCATTTGATTACGCAGAAATAATCACGTTGAAAGGAATATTTAATTCTTCACGAATATGGACAATAACGCGAACACGATGTGCTCTGTTCGGCCAGTCCATCACAGTAACGATCATCAACCTGGtttgaaaacagtttttttttgagaaatctttattttgtccAAATAAATATGTGTCATAAAAAGTGAGGAATCCCATCGCTTGTTTGATTGGTTTGTTGCTCATATCGTACAGATCAAAAACCacctaaatttaaatttacctGTTCATATCCCGCAATGCACGTTCTCGATCTCGTGCGCAACCCATCGGGACATTGACATCTAGACCAGGTGGACCAACAACTCCAAGCGAAACACGGTTGCTCGTTGCAGGGTCGAGTTGCGTTGTTTGAACCAACGCACCCGCCAGATTCTACGCGGAGGTTGGTCACGTCCCGGCAGGTTCTTGATCTTGTTTGGATTCCTCCGTCGCAGGGCGCAGAACATTCGCTCCAGCTTCCGATGTTTGCCCAGAAAGGCTCTGCACGAAAGCATTAAGACACTGCTGAGTGTAGTTTATTGTGTTCACGATGCAAGTTCTTCATAAAAACCATTGCACGAAAATATCACGATTTCCCTCCTTACTATATCCCTATACCTGGTGGGTAGAACTCAATGGCGCATTCAAGCCAGATATTTCTGATCGAAGTATCCAGTCTGGTCAAAGCTACAAACCTGTACGGCCCAACTCTGCTCAACTGCTCCGTCGATGACGACGTTTCACGCGAGTCGCATCTAAACAATAGAAACAGTTGTATAGAACTCGTAGCATTTGTTCTCTGTCGTCAATCCAAATCTTTGTCTTCATTGTCTTGTTTATATACTTTGCATAAACTTTACTTTCCTGAACATACGTTGCAGTTtgcttcaaaaatattttaattttatattttttactcgGCCTGCTTACGAATATTGCAGATGTTCGTCAACAAACGCAGTCAGCGGGTCATAGTCGAGGAAAACCAAAGAATTCACTTCCATGGAAGCATTAAGACATTGAAGATAAGCGGGCCTGACATCGGACTCATTTCTGGACAAACTTCTCTTAAATACTTTCCGCTGAGTTGAGTGAAGTTTATTGGAAAATCTGGAGGAAACCTCGGAATGTACGTCACGCTTCTTTCTGCTTGGGGCATATGTATCTATTGGGTATATGCAAGAGTTTTATTCCAATTTACCTGCAAAAATACACCAACAAAGTGGCAATAAACGTGATGAAAGAGACACAAGTTTGCAACTTACAGATTTCTAGTGACACATCTATTTCAAATTGATCGATGCAATCCTTTCCTGCTTGGAGAACGTCGTCAGAAAAGCTTTCAGATTGTACATAAACGTCCAGTTCGTTATTCCAGCAACTTGCGGTGGAATCTCCTCTATATCAGATTAAAGAAGCAATTCTTCACGGAAATGTTGCAAAACCACCGtaaacaatttcaacaataacCCACTTCAAATTGTGatgatttcatttcaaaactCGACAAACTGCAGAGCcagttttttaacattttacaaTCTTACTTATAGGCCACAATTTGACCCCCTTTAAACAGACGTCGCAAAAGTGTTACGTTGTATCTGGGAGGTTTGTTCATATCTCAATGTAGTGCTTACAAGCAAGTGATGTCTTCTGTTACCCGATACCAGTTGGTAAGAAGAACTGAAAAATCGACAATGGAATTCCATCCGTCAATAAATTCTGCCTGGAAATTAAAAAgtagtttttttcttttcttttaattttttgtcgCCTTAAACTAAATAACAATCAAGATGATGGTATCAATCAAGATAAGTCATGATGTCATCCTAAAacccaaaataaaataacaacaaactgTTGATTTAATACCTTATCTGCAAGACACGCAGAAAAATATTGTCTTATCTCATCTGTGGAAGAAACTTCATCCATTGTTGTTCGCTTTCGACGTGAAATAAAACTCAGATGAACTGTACAGCCTGAAAATGCAAAACTCAGATGAACTGTAAAGCTTCCGTTTGACTTGACATCGAAGGCAATGATGGTTAACTCACATTCTTACACGTAGTAAACTTACCTTGCCCTTCGTTGAGAAGACAGAAAAATTGCAGAGTTATCAGGGCGAATGCTAACGTCCGATTCATCCTCGTTTAAAATTGTTGTACCGGTAGCTTATTCTTCACTGAATATCTACGGCCCAAGTCCAAACAACAGTTTCAATTAATATCTATACTAACAACCTTTTGCAATTAAACCAAAGCCTTCCTTGTGTCGTTTGCACCTTATTTCGCCTTGCTTCCTGTGTTTTACCAAGTAGCTGCGCTCTAGAAACCTGTACAACGGTTCGTGCATTATGTTTGCGGAAATCACGTTTGCGAGTGAATACTCGCCAGTTTTGTTCATTGTAATTAATTCGTTTCTTTTGCGCAGGAAATTACTCACAAACAAACGCACGGCATATTTATAAGCAAATCAGGCGAGTACAACCTGGCTTGCTGCTTAAGAAAGCATGCTCCCTCATATAAATGGAAAATGAATGTGGAAAAACAAAGGAGCTTTTTTCTTAATCTACATTCTACAGCACTGGAATGcagaagaaataaaatatgacTTTTTGCCGCGCACTAACGCCTGTTATTTGAACTTACCAATCCCTAATTCCGAAATGGATCggaaatgttttcaaatttcttcgGTTTACAAGAATTAGTCTGATGTGGGTATAGCCTCAACTTGTAAAGTCCGTTGTTAACTCTGGTGTATGACAAACTACAGTATTTCTGAAACTAATAAAGCCCTTTAAAATGCACTTCGAATAAGgtaacaaaattaaagttttaacgACCGGTTCTAAAACTTTTCCCTCCATGCGAACGCACGCATATTAATCGTACTAGATAACTAGAAGATTGCACAAAACACTCTTATATCTCTCATGGCACCATTGTCTGCTTGAACATCGATCCAAAGCTGCCATAATGCCGCAGCAAGAACAAGCAATAGTTTGGAGATGACGAGCGGCACCCAGCGACGGTTCGCAGGCAGCTATCAATCCAGTTTGCTACAGAATTCCGCAGCAGCGTACAACAAGTTCAAGGCTGATGTTGTTAGTAAAGAAAAGTTTACGTCTCATCTTGCGccaacaaaacttttcagaaGTGCAGTTCGTAGATTTTCGTTCGTACAGGCATAGGCAAAAGTGCCTAGGTTTTCAACTAATTGCAGCTTTACGTAAGCGGCGAACCACGTTCCACGCCTCGAAATACTAGCGATGCTACAAAAAGAAGTTTGTTCTGAAGTTGACTTGATTGTTCAATTGTGGGCCAAGTTTCCTAATGTTTAGATGGAAAGCGGCAGTTAAAGTGCGGTCTTCGATGCACTCAATCGTAGGCGCTAATGGTTAAAGTTTAGGACGGTAGAAAGCCAATATCCCCTTTGCAGAGTGTCTCCACACAAAGCTGGAAAAGCAATGTGCGACCAGTTTGGAGAGTCGCAAGTCATTGGCGCCACCATATGGCTTTAGTAATAACAATATACTGAACGTATGAGGTCTGAGTTAGCAGCTCCGTTTCTTGCAGTAAAGCAACGGGACATGTTCAGTTAATTTCCGTAGCTTTTGTTGCCAGATAAATTCCTCGGGACCGGAATAACAGCCTGTGGGCTCAATCTATCGTGACTGTTGTTGTAGCACTGAGACCAGgttgaaatgaaacaaaacagGGATGTGTTTTAACGCTCGGCACCGTTTGAACATTCCCTCACGCTGGACATCTGGTGAAGCGCTTCTTTCGGAGTCATCGCCATCACAAAGCTTTGGAGCGACCTCATCAAATCGTTTGTTTCTCACGACCACGCAAATGCAGTAAATTTCCAACATCACAGAAAGTTGACGTATAATTATAAAATACGCATACACAAGCTTTACAACGTCAATAGTTGATACCTGTTGCTTTTTTCAGAAACACATCTTGGCTTATTATCTTGTCAAACCAGGCTTATTATATGCAACAACATTTGCtcaaaatgcttttttatatttgtgtcATTATGAGTTCAACGCATAAGGAACAAAAGCATGTGTATATGTACATCACGAAAATAGCTGGACCTTAATATTCTCAGTGCAATGACGAAACTACAGTAACTAAGGCAAATCAGTATTCCCGGATAACTCTTGGCAACACTTTTGAAAAACCTCAGTTTTCTGTTTAGCagaaatattttgcttgaaTGCATAATATTGCATTCATTAGTTTATCCATTAATTCCAC
Proteins encoded in this window:
- the LOC143445956 gene encoding uncharacterized protein LOC143445956, which gives rise to MNRTLAFALITLQFFCLLNEGQGCTVHLSFISRRKRTTMDEVSSTDEIRQYFSACLADKAEFIDGWNSIVDFSVLLTNWYRVTEDITCLGDSTASCWNNELDVYVQSESFSDDVLQAGKDCIDQFEIDVSLEIYTYAPSRKKRDVHSEVSSRFSNKLHSTQRKVFKRSLSRNESDVRPAYLQCLNASMEVNSLVFLDYDPLTAFVDEHLQYSCDSRETSSSTEQLSRVGPYRFVALTRLDTSIRNIWLECAIEFYPPEPFWANIGSWSECSAPCDGGIQTRSRTCRDVTNLRVESGGCVGSNNATRPCNEQPCFAWSCWSTWSRCQCPDGLRTRSRTCIAGYEQVDDRYCDGLAEQSTSCSRYCPYS